The genomic interval AGTGTCTGTATTACAGAGTATGCTGAAGGCAACAAACTGCGGAAGCTGCCCTGCTCTCATGAGTACCATGTGCACTGTATCGACCGCTGGCTATCAGAAAACTCAACCTGCCCTATTTGCCGAAGGGCAGTGCTCGTTTCCACCAACCGTGAGAGTGTTGTCTAGCTAAAATGAGATTTGTGGCACTGTTTTTCTGCCCTTAGCTTTATATTTACCTAGTCATGTGAGGACTCTTAATGAGATTTTTTTCCCCATACATCCTATATAAAGCCATCAAGTTTTATCAGATTTGCTGGTGCCAAGATCCCCCCAAACTATATGGCAGTGTATTTTGACACATCTTACAGTGGAATAAGTATTGGTGCAAGACAAAAACGGTGAAGGCCATGCTCCAACCCTGCTTTTTCACTTCTATTAAATATCAACATCTGACAAAATTACAGGGCAATGCAGAGGTACCTTCGTATGATACatttactttgtttaaaaaaagagcacTGTGCTGCATATGTTTATTTTGGTTTCATACACTGTTGGTTGTGTTGGTATGAAATCATAGTATGTGTTGTACCAGTTGCATCATAAATGACTAAATGCAGATAATCCGAAAAAGATTTCATGCAATAGTTTTAAGTGAATTTGTCATACTCTGTAGAATAGACTTTGATTTGGCATttaaccattttctgtaaacctggTTTTGAAAGCCATGTGATCTTtttaaacaaaccaaccaacaacaAGGCTGTAAATATGCTACACGGACACATCAGGTTGTATTTTCGCCTGTCTTCCCAAATGACGATGATGCATCAGTCTGCTGATTCAAAAACATCTTTCATATATCTTAAGTAATAAACTTGGCTATGTATAGGCAATGTTGTGCAATGCTAATAAGGAAAATGTAAAGGATGTTTTGCCAGATTGACTTGTATGTTGTAGtctgtaaatattaacatttaaaatgaagaCTTAAATGGAAGTTTTTCTAACAGTTCTGTACATTGAAAATAGCACCATTTATCTACCATTTATCATTAACGTCTGAGGAGGAAATTATTTTTTGTCATGGAATGGTTGGTTTCCTTTATGAGCTGAGGTTATTAAGTCTGATGTGAGTGAAAAATGCAGTGTTCTTTAGAAACgatatgttttcattgtttcttTGTTCACTTGGGAGACTAACCCTAGGCATAATGTTCTCAAATACATCAACATTTCATGTATCGTAAGCAAGCCAACCATCATTAAAATGCACATTCTTTCTTCAGTTCTGAGGTCATGTATTATGAAAGCGAGTTCCTCAATAGAATTTCTTAATTTTGTCAGCATCATATTTATAGCTTATTTTTGAGTCAGATTTTGACTAGCTTCCACTTTGctgtgtttaaaatgaataaaattatttcCTCACCTGACCGTTTCTCTGTGGCCTCACCAGTGTCCCCATCCTGTTAAGTGCTACTTCAGAATAAAGAAAAGTCGATCTTAAAGCCTCGCAATTGATGAATCCAGTTTAGCAATACATCTTAAGAACAGAGCTGTGATCTAAAATTATATAGGTTCCGCACATTCTTAGCCTTAGCATACACACACAGGAAATATTTTATGGTTTGATTTGTATTGCTTGTTCAACACCAGTGCTAACTACTTACTTCACACATTTTTATGTGTGGCTGATAGACAGCTACAACATAATAAGTCTGTTCTGACATCTTCAAACTGTAATCAATTGCAATAAAAATTTCGACAGCAAGACGACAgtgatgttttattgttaaggAAAATGTAGTTTTCATTTAAACCCAACTATCCTGTTACTAGTTTTTTTGGTAATTGACAAACTCAGTATTTCACAGCCTGATCACACCTTAGCATTGTACACTTTTGGTCTACTGGACAACaacacatcttaataccaggtgtgaACAGGGCCTTTTTTCATGAGCTGAAGTCAGCTTTTAAAATTGAAATAGAATCTAAGAATTATAGCAAAATGCAATTTAACACTATTCAAAATAACTGTTAATGTGTAGTTTTACAGGAAATAAACcctttgtttttacattattatctTGACGCAAGTTCCTATAAGCACCACAAATGCGATTTATACTGGAGTGACTGTTTGCCATCCCCATCCATATTTGCCATCCCAAGATATTTTAGAAATCCAGACCTGTTGACGATGTATGTTTTGAATACATTTATCTATACTATAATAGTGGTGCAGAAGGTAATATTGGacagaattcagaattattagcccccctttgaatttttttttcttttttaaatatttcccaagtgatgtttaacagcaaggaaatttcacagtatgtcataatatttttgtcttctggagaaagtcttatttgttttatttcggttagaataaaagcagtttttaattttttttaaaccaattttaaggtcaaaattattagctcctttaagctgtatgtttttttccgatagtctacagaacaaaccattgttatacagtaacttgcctagttaaccttataaCCTaatctttaaaatgtcacttcaagctgtatagaagtgtcttcaaaatttctagtcaaatattattttctgtcatcatgacaaagataaaataaatcagttattagaaatgagttattaaaactattatgtttagaaatgtgctgaaaaatctctccgttcaacagaaagaaaaaaatatagatagatagatagatagatagatagatagatagatagatagatagacagacagacagacagacagacagacagacagacagacagatagatagatagatagacagacagacagatacacacacacacacattaaaattaAGTATAGATCAGAACAaactacatttaacaatcaatatTCCCTGTTTCTCCCtctttaggacaactttgatgattTTTTATCCATATCAaatgttcaaaatatatttatgtatgcatgtatctagatgtatatattgtaaaattattttgtttatagtttttaatgttttggcaTTCTATACTTCAGCCATCCTCTCCTGCTTTAATTGTATGAGTTGTGCATGGCTTGTTTAATAGGGTAATTACGGCAGGGTGAGTTTAGGCTAGTTCTCCGGTTAGACTTCAATGATTCCGGAGTTCCAGATAGGTTTTACAGGTGTTATAATCGGATATATTTGACTTTTCTTAACATGGCTCTGACGCTACGCGTTTGCTCGATTCTTCTGCGTTCTTGCTCGTCCAACAGCAAGGTAACAGTTAACATCATCTTTCTGTACGTTATATCTTGATAATTACTCATTAGGCAGAAAGCTTAAAAGTAAAAGTAGCACATGCTAATGCTATTAGACATGTAGAATATTACTTAGTGTTTAATAATGTTTTCGTTactgtaaacaaaacatttcagatgtttcctTGAAGGGTGTTTATTAATCGTACGATGAAGGTATGACTCATAAATATTAATCACGGACCGTCACACCTCATGTTAACGGCTCTTAATGGCCAAAGGCAGATTTCCTGTAATCTACTATGTACAGGGCATGCCTCATCAATAATAGGTTAGACTTCTATGCTAGTGGTACTGCCgttttatttgtaatgttattAATACTTTATGGGTGAAACCTCGAACTCGGCAGTGCTGTAGGAAAGGAAAGGTCACGCTGCTTTCTTCCAGAAAGGAGGAGGAGCTAACTGAAGCAACAGTcgtgtttctcaattccaagaatgcaccGCAAAGAACGGACTTGAGAttttgtgaagaccggtcttgccaggtgtcctcggaagaacgaattcgggagaccacgagaacagagaacgcgtcctgtgagagaTGAGATGCTGCctgcgttcttcctgatagtcacatgaccttcacgcattttcaATGGAAAACGATTTAATCATTACAGcgttcatacaatgatttattgtttttccccttttcaaaatatatactctgcataaagaccttacaaatatatgttgcacaaataaaactgattttaatacgaatttcagcaaataaacacccttaatgtgtttattcctttattaagtttttcatggtaatgtttatattcaccgtttcatttagggaaactactGCGATAAATAAGTTTTATCTCTGAACTTTGaaaataaacctatataaaatgctgcgctttacacctccagtcgcaatgacttctggggtTTGGGAATATGGCGCAATTCtaaagaggggtctggatgcagacatggtgcagtgcaatctgagctgcatccattgctttttaatgcactcacctaaccctaccgctaaccctacccgtcactgtgacgtcactcactccattgagtgcattgtgtctgacattgcatcactgattgatgcaatctcagcttgcatcataaaggctgcatccagatactgttgGAACAACTTGCGGAAAGGATCAAAGCGAAAGCCGGATCTTCataatttttcataatttaattcatACATGCAACAACTTATTTTGCGCCACATTGCTTTAAAATGGTAACAGTTGAGAGAATATTATTGTACATAATGGTAGAGAATCATATGCATGAATATAATAATGAATGTGCATTAATCATAAGTCCGGGCGTTTGTGCTCATTATTATGGCTCTTCAGAGCTTGTGTTGCACGAATGCACGTCTACAGTTAGGCTATTCTCTCCCTGTTCACAAGGCCGGTGCAGACTCACTGGTCAGACATTGgccagataataataataataataataataataataataataataataataattaatacataaataaaagcaaaaaaaaaaaaagttgtgatcACAATATAACTTTTTGTTATGTCAAGATTAGGCATggactggtataagattctgacggtacgataaccttggataaaaatatcacagtttcacgattTCACAGTGTTGTGATGacagctctaaaatatattctttttaaatgtctgggtaaaagaaaaaaacttttttcccctttgaacacaatatattttattttgaattgcatttataatattttgcagccgtaaacattcattaattttcttttctgcctagtccatttattaattcggggtcgccacagcagaatgaaccgccaaattatccagcacaattttacacagcagatgcctttccagccacaacccatctctgggaacatccatacacaccacggacaatttagcctacccaattcacctgtactgcatgtttttggactgtgggtgaaactggagcacccagaagaaacccacacgaacgcagggagaacatgcaaactccacacagaaacgcccactgacccagccgaggctcgaacccgtgaccttcttgctgtgaggcaacagcactgcgTCACctagcagtaaacatgtcagactaaataattcaaaagaaTCAATGACTTGTGCTTTTATGCATTAgttcaaaaacacacatttctttataatctaaaacggcatctttggatatcttttctgctggagatactgttgtcctaaaaaactaaaataaaaaatcttacacataccttaggaacgatattacagaaaaatttggtgtttttaaaaccttgacttttccaaactgcggtataccttgaaaatgattatcgtcccatgcctagtcgaGATTACAAGATAATTAAGTCGTGATCACGACAAAacgagagaaaaaaatattttaatgcatggcCTCATAGGATATCTGTAACAAACAAACCCATGCAGGAATTGCGGTggtctgaaaaaaattattacaaaatactGTGACGAATGACAGCTTGCTGAAAGCAAGGCATCAATGCTTaatgaatataattatttaacatgataaatataaatatttaattatgataataaCTTAACCATCAGAACAACAGGCACACACAAATCATTGATGTGGTAAGGTAGCAGTTGGGTTTagatattgggtaggattagggataaagaataaggtcaatctTAATAATAAGCTTGCAAAGCCAGTTGTTAGGAATCATTACCTAATCTAAAGTGATAGAGAAAATTCACACATTCTTTAAAACATGAGTATAATAATTTAGTGTTTGTACTAAAAAGCTAGGACTGAGCAGCAGATGACACCTACTTGCTGAATTTGTAATAGATAGAACAGGATATCTCTTTCTATTATATTCTTTCAAGCATAATGAATCTTCTCTTTCTATAGCTgccatacaaaataataaatgtcgAACTACAACACCCTTTCTCACCCTTTCATTATTGTAACAAGAATAGCACAAAATATAGTCTgaaaagtgttgtaaataatctaaatcaggggtgtcgtGGGTCGGTATAGAattaaccttgaataaaaatatcacggttttacggtattgtgattactgctctaaaatatattcgtttttaaatgtctgagtaaaaaaacaacacattttcctCCTTTTagcacaatatttttttattttgagaaacatttaaaatattttgcaacagtaaatatgtcaggctaaataattcaaatcagtcattgacttctgctgtctccaagagttcagatgcaaaaacctctaagtgccgtctgaaatttctatcgaaaataaacatttttctcagcctcctttgtttatgttgggaTGTTTTACTTtcaagaccaggaaaaggacttgtTTTTTGTCCTAAAAattactgaacacacacaggatactgataaaaatactcattttagaggaaaatttcagacggcatttagagatttttgcatctaaTCTCGTCATTTGTTtcgaaaacacagatttctttataatttaaaagtGCATCTTTGGATGTCTTTTCTGCTGCAGATGCTGTtgtcctaaataaaacaaaaaacaaacaacagtatagcagaaaattttggcggttttataAAAACTTGAATTTTCCAAACTAGATTGAGGCTaatgggccaaaggtaaatatatttGCCATGGATACttccaaatttatttattaatatttacgaataactagaaaacattgctttgtattaactaatacaatacacatttattttacgttttataatgaacttattacagcaaaaacaatctcatttattaCAGATTGGAGTTACCCTAGTCAAGCAGCACCTAATTTTGCCTTGATCTGCTTGCAAACGTCTTCTGTATTGTCTtctatctgtcgagtgacagtatttacatttttataaagtatctatttacatatttacaattaacatttaaatgaaaaatttcagttggcttttttgtaactcagcattaaaacaaacaatcaaacaaaaagggttattttaaattagaaatgagcATCTCTGTTATAATCATTCACAAGCAGTAACCGGCTGATTACCTTTGCATGTTTTGGTCATGTTCAAAATTAACAAACTATTGgtctaatatttttaaaattctttctCAAGCCCTTAATACATTCATCACTCCTGACCCTCTGACTTCCCTATTTGGTTATCTTCCAACCCCAACTACACAAACAATTCTCCTCAATTGGAAACATGTGTCCCCTCTATCATCAAAACGCTGGATTAAAGAGGTTCGACATTGCATCTATCTTGAGAAACTGAGACTATTTTTAAAGCATCACTGAACTTCTTTAACAAAATATGGAGTCCCATATTGTCATTGAGAACGTTAACATTTTAAGACTTGCTTACTAGAATTTCAAAAGGGAGAAAGAGAGACTTTTagtatttactttacattttcttCTTCTATATTTACCCATATATCTATTAtatctttttattaattaattaattaattaattaattattttttcaacgggtttattatttatttatctgtgtctTGATTCATCTTTGCGTACTTACTGAATTCCTGAGATGGGAGGGATGGTGTATAGAAGGAGATAGATAAGTGTAAGTTTGATTTAAGAGTTCTACAGTTTTCTAGTTTTTGTTGCTATATATTTGATGTGATCTCTTTGCTGATAGGACTTCtatttttcatatacatttataagttttgggtggcacagtgggtagcacaatcgcctcacagcaagaaggtcgctggttcgatccccggctgggtcagttggcatttctgtgtgaagtttgcatgttctccccgtgttcgtgtaggtttcctccactgtccaaagacatgcgctataggtgaattgggtaagctatattggccgtagtgtatgagtgtgtatggatgtttcccagtgataggttgcagctggaagggcatccactgtgtgaaacatatgctggataaattggtggttcatttcgcagtggtgaccccaaattaataaagggactaagccaaaaagaaaataaatgaatgaatttagaagTTTGTATATTATCtggaaaaaatgcaataaaaatattgaaaatatttatagtatttacagTTGTATGTGTAAAGGCCTGTGCACAGCAGGACGATTTTAGCTCTGGTTTATCATCGGCAATTCATGCCTCGTGACTAAACAAagtaatagtatctggatgcagcctttatgatgcaagctgagattacatcactcagcgatgcaatctCAGACATAATGCACTCAacggagtgagtgacgtcactgtggcgggtagggttaggtgagtgcattaaaatgcattggatgcagctcagattgcacacCAATGCGGAAAATGTTATgcataaaagcatttaaaaaaaaataataataaaaatcatttacCCTGACCATGCGCATCATTCTTACTCTCTTCTCAGAagaatcaaaggttacaatgggccaacttagtttgggcatctctgatttgaATACAAATATTACCAATCGCTTTTGTGAGGTTTTGTACAATTCTCCTAAATAcaattattcgttcattcattttcttttcggcttagtccatttattaatctggggttgccacagcggaatgaaccgccaacgtatccagcatgtgctttatgcagcggatgcccttccagcagcaacccatcacatccatacacactcattcacacatatacactacagataatttagattacccaattcacctataccatgtctttggactgtggggaaaccggagcacccggaggaaacccacaggaacgcagggagaacatgcaaattccacacagaaacaccaactgatccagccgaggctcgaaccagcgaccttcttgctgtgaggtgaacgtgccccactgtgccaccatgcagccctatTTCTACACTCATGTAGCTAAATTATGTGTTAAATTCTTGATTTATCCTCCAGTCAGTTGTAAGTGGACTTTCATCTGTTCGGTTTAGAAGTTCCTGTCCAGTTCTCATCAGCCATCTGGACCACCTGGTGCTAACAGTACGGGACCTGAACAAAACGACTCATTTTTACTCCAAGGTTTTAGGCATGGAGGTCGTCACCTTTAAGGTAGAATGCTATATACAAAgtcatttaaaacaaaaccacTTGGTGGCAGCAAAGTATAAGTGTTCATGTTGCTATTATAGGGTGACCGTAAAGCTTTGAGTTTTGGAGAGCAAAAAATTAACCTGCATCAGGTTGGGAAGGAGTTCGAGCCTAAAGCACAAACACCAACACCAGGATCTGCTGACTTATGCCTTATTACCAAAACCCCCCTGAAAGCTGTTGCTGATCATCTCAAGGTAAAACACGGTTTTATTTAGAGTATATCCCATTTACTGACTTTAAGAGGTGGCTTCAGCTTAAGAGAAGTAAGTCtcacaacatatacagttgaagtcagaattattagcccccctgtttattttttcccccaatttctgtttaacgtaggggctaataattctgacttcaagtgtagaTTTCTTTGGCCAACACTTTGTGAAAAAtgaagcaacaacaacaaaaataaatcaattattgttaaggattaaaaatgttattttgtttattttttactatttattggATGAATTTCCTAATTTCATGAGATTGATAATGAAGGTAGTTTAGCTCAAATATTAAGTCCTGGATATTTTGATGCTGTTGTGTTTGCAGGCTTGTGGAGTGACAATAGAGGAGGGTCCGGTTGACAGGACTGGCGCTGTGGGTCCCATCAGTTCCCTCTATTTTCGTGACCCTGATGACAACTTGATTGAAGTGTCCAATTACCAGCAATAGACAGTAGGAGGAGCTCTATCATCAGCTATGAATCTACTCTCTGTATAGCAGGAGTCTTGTCATACTGCACACGATTTAACATTGTAATAATGTTGTGGGGTCAAATCACCATTTTTGCGAACTGTAATTCCGTTTTGGAGATGTTAATATGTTATGACATGCTATGATTTTTTGTTAGAAAAAGTATATTAGAAAAGTTGTCAAAGTCTGTTTTTCCTCTTAATGACAATAAAAACATTGCTCATCCTCTCACCTTCTTTAATTTAATGATACGGaagtacggaaagtattcagaccctcttaaatttttcactctacattgcagccatttgctaaaatcatatacagttgaagtcagaattattagcccccctgtttattttgttcctcAATTTCTGTCTAATGgtgggaagatttttttttttcaacacatttctaaacataatagttttaataactcatttctaataactgatttattttatctttgccatgatgacagtaaataatatttgactagatatttttcaagacacttctatacagcttaactagattaattaggttaggcaggttagggtaattaggcaagttattgtataacgatggtttgttctgtagactatcgaaaaaaatagtttaaaggggctaataattttgacttttttttttatttaaaaactgctttcattctagctgaaataagacaaataagactttctccatgaagaaaaaatatcagacatacggtgaaaatttcattgctctgtttaacatcatttaggaattattttaaaaggaaaaaaaaattcaaagggaggctaataattatgatatatgatatacatataaaatatatatatatttttatacatatataggAAAAAAACATTGGTGGCCTCTACAGAGATGCTCAATTGTGTTTAAGTAAGGGCTCCGGCTGGGTCATTaaagaacagtcacagagttgttgtgaagccacttctttgttattttagctgtgtgcttagggtcattgtcttgtagGAAGATAAACATTCAGctcagtctgaggtcctgagcacttcATCCAGGATGTCCCTGTAGTTGACCGCATTCACCTTTCCCTTGATTGCAACCTCAATTGTCATCCTGTTCcagcagctgaaaaacacccccacagcatgatgctgccaccacaatGCTTCACTGTTGGGGCTGTATTGGATAGGTGAttagcagtgcctggttttctccacacatactgCTTAAAGGTCAAATAGTTCTATCTTGGTGTCAAcagaccagagaatcttatttctcaccgTCTTGGAGTCCATCAAGTGATCtttttagcaaactccatgcaggCTTTCATGTGTTGGGCTGTTCTGCCAAAAAGCCTCaactggtggagggctgcagtgatgattataactttctcccatctcccgactgcatctctggagctcagccataAAAGAAATTCATATTGCCTGTTGGTATTGTGGTAGAAATATGTAACATGAACgtagaaattattaaataaaaatatatatttatattgtctcATTTGGTGACAAAATTGATCATGAACGTAGATATTTAACAGGGAATGAACTAGATCTTTCAGCAgaaagtttaaaagaaaaaaataacataatattttataatattttcatacaaataatatttgtaaactaataacttttaaactaatgaaaactttactatatttaaaatgataaatcaaGTTACTTAGGTGTATAGAGTTAACCAATACTTATTAATCACAATGCTTATTGCAAATGAATCAGAATTTTGAAACATAACTCAGATTACTTTGAGTAAcaaaaatatttgagtttttaaaGTTTGTACCTGCAATGTTCAATACACCAAAATATTATTAGCAACATGAAAAAGTAACCTGAAcccatgattcaattcaattcatctttcaaTCACATTTTTCAAGATTGTAGCAAATCAGCTTGACAAGAAGAAAAGAGaacataacaacataaacaaCCATATCAGTATTTCAGATCATGGAACATTTCAGCAAATCAGGCAGGCAGGAGAAAAATGCTATAAAGCTAGTGTAATTATAAAGCTGATTCAGATTAGTGTCAATGTCGATGCTGAAATTAAGTTTAATACAAATGCCACTTTCAAAGGACGATACAGTGAAGAGCAGCTCCAGCATGATACGTTCATATGCAGTAGATGGCTCACTATTATTTCCTGACTGTAATCATGTTTTTAATGTTGGTttgagcatatgttttttttttttttttttttaagtatgaatAAACAGAATGGCGAAGGCAGTCCTTTTGAAGTATTtgcagaaattattttaaattacagttgTTCTTATTTGTTTACCCAAAATGCAACAACATTCAATTAGGAATTACTTGAATACATAAAtgataaacatgtttaaatagaCACTGTGTCTTTGTAGGACAACAAATCAAGATTAATTCATGTTAGCATGGAATTATGtaggaaacatttttattttattttatataaaaaatactattttatgtTGTTCCAAAAATAGATGATGTGATAAATTattacacaaataatgttttattattattattattattattattattattattattattattatgtgtacacTATCGATCAAAGTTTGAGGACAATTATTtttgttcatgtgttttttttaaagaaaattgttCTGCTCATGAAgacagcatttatttaatatttatatttatattgttattgaatgaaattaaaattttaattattactctagtcattattgcttttattattgagattattaataataataataataattaatattaaagtgatttctgaaggatcatgtgactctgaagcaGTGTTatttttgacagcaaattttgatttagttttagtcttagtcttttgactaaaattccattttagctttagtcatattttagtgttctgactcattttagttttagtcgactaaatttaCTTAGTtatatttagttgactaaaatatattt from Danio aesculapii chromosome 14, fDanAes4.1, whole genome shotgun sequence carries:
- the glod5 gene encoding glyoxalase domain-containing protein 5, encoding MALTLRVCSILLRSCSSNSKSVVSGLSSVRFRSSCPVLISHLDHLVLTVRDLNKTTHFYSKVLGMEVVTFKGDRKALSFGEQKINLHQVGKEFEPKAQTPTPGSADLCLITKTPLKAVADHLKACGVTIEEGPVDRTGAVGPISSLYFRDPDDNLIEVSNYQQ